The following are from one region of the Flexistipes sp. genome:
- the nifU gene encoding Fe-S cluster assembly scaffold protein NifU has translation MAKGPYSEKVMEHFMNPRNMGEIEDASGVGEVGNPACGDVMKLFLKINDDGVVEDVKFKTFGCGAAIASSSMATELLKGKTVEEILELTNNAIVEALEGLPPAKIHCSVMAEEAIEAALKDYYERVGKDPKIVDEIKEKIKNKETNQEV, from the coding sequence ATGGCAAAAGGACCATACAGTGAAAAAGTAATGGAACATTTTATGAATCCCAGGAATATGGGTGAAATCGAGGACGCCAGCGGAGTGGGTGAAGTAGGTAACCCTGCTTGCGGGGATGTTATGAAACTTTTTCTCAAAATCAATGACGATGGAGTTGTTGAGGATGTGAAATTTAAAACATTCGGCTGTGGTGCAGCGATTGCTTCGAGTTCTATGGCAACGGAGCTCCTGAAAGGGAAAACAGTGGAAGAAATTCTTGAGCTTACCAATAATGCTATTGTTGAGGCTCTTGAAGGTCTGCCGCCGGCAAAAATCCACTGTTCTGTAATGGCTGAGGAAGCTATTGAAGCTGCTCTTAAAGATTATTATGAGAGAGTGGGTAAAGATCCGAAAATTGTTGACGAAATAAAAGAAAAAATTAAAAATAAAGAGACAAATCAGGAGGTTTAA
- a CDS encoding type III pantothenate kinase: MIFAVDIGNTNIVFGIFDKQGNLAGNCRLTTDSMRTTDEYAATIMLLLKNRGIDFDQLSGMVISSVVPPLVYTFTKLARKYFDIEPIVIGPGIKTGVPVKFENPKEIGADRIVNAAAAIKYYKAPCIVVDFGTATTFDVVNRKGEYIGGVISPGIKLSVNALHSKTAKLPEIEIEKCRKVVGNSTTSSMKSGVYFGYLSMIDGIIEKIIQEQFEGSSVKAVATGGLGSIYIDESKYIQEYEPNLTLYGLRLIYEKNSA; the protein is encoded by the coding sequence ATGATTTTTGCCGTTGATATTGGCAACACCAACATAGTATTCGGGATTTTTGATAAGCAGGGCAATCTTGCAGGAAATTGCAGGTTAACAACCGATTCCATGAGAACAACCGATGAGTATGCTGCCACTATTATGCTTCTTCTTAAAAACAGGGGAATAGACTTTGATCAGCTGAGCGGAATGGTTATTTCCAGTGTTGTGCCGCCGCTTGTTTACACTTTTACTAAACTTGCCCGCAAATATTTTGATATTGAACCCATAGTTATCGGCCCCGGTATAAAAACGGGGGTACCTGTTAAATTTGAAAACCCCAAGGAAATTGGTGCTGACAGAATTGTGAATGCGGCTGCTGCGATTAAATATTATAAGGCGCCTTGTATCGTTGTTGATTTTGGAACGGCCACAACTTTTGATGTTGTGAACAGAAAGGGTGAATATATCGGAGGGGTTATCAGCCCCGGTATAAAACTTTCTGTAAATGCATTGCATTCAAAGACGGCGAAGTTGCCGGAGATTGAAATAGAAAAATGCCGGAAAGTTGTGGGAAACAGTACAACTTCATCGATGAAATCCGGAGTGTATTTCGGTTACCTCTCAATGATAGACGGCATAATAGAAAAAATTATTCAAGAGCAGTTTGAAGGCAGTTCAGTAAAGGCTGTGGCTACGGGAGGTTTAGGAAGCATTTATATTGATGAATCAAAATATATACAAGAATATGAACCCAATCTTACACTATACGGGCTGAGGTTAATTTATGAAAAGAATAGCGCTTAG
- a CDS encoding tetratricopeptide repeat protein yields the protein MKRIALSLLLIFVILGCAAKNDNAFQSHYKMGLAYLNTDKDYMAIREFEKALKYKPNDAKTHYAIATFYLKHNKLLKAQKYLERAIELDPSNSDYHNAYASTLASLGNVEKAVKQWKIVLEDPGYPNHGMIYYNMGYSLYGKGRYDRALEYFKRAVETNPRFMSPYMYMYRIYKSWEEHDKAIDILKKALKRNPVFLPANLELGKYYYNQNKYEQSAKVMEEIIELQPDSEEAKTAASYLKKMGLYYE from the coding sequence ATGAAAAGAATAGCGCTTAGTTTATTATTGATTTTCGTTATACTGGGCTGTGCGGCAAAAAATGATAATGCTTTTCAGTCGCATTACAAAATGGGGCTTGCTTATCTGAATACAGATAAGGATTATATGGCAATCAGAGAGTTTGAAAAGGCACTGAAATATAAACCAAACGATGCCAAAACACACTATGCAATTGCCACTTTTTACCTGAAGCATAACAAGTTGCTGAAAGCACAGAAATATTTAGAGAGGGCTATTGAACTGGACCCTTCCAACTCCGACTACCATAATGCATATGCTTCCACATTGGCTTCTCTTGGAAATGTTGAAAAGGCTGTAAAACAATGGAAAATTGTGCTCGAAGATCCCGGATATCCAAATCATGGAATGATTTATTACAACATGGGGTATTCCCTTTATGGAAAAGGGCGTTACGACAGAGCACTGGAGTATTTTAAGAGGGCAGTGGAAACCAACCCCCGGTTCATGTCTCCATATATGTATATGTACAGAATTTATAAAAGCTGGGAAGAGCATGATAAGGCGATAGATATTTTGAAAAAGGCGTTAAAGAGAAACCCTGTTTTTCTTCCAGCAAATCTTGAGTTGGGCAAGTATTATTACAATCAGAACAAATATGAACAGTCTGCAAAAGTTATGGAAGAAATTATAGAACTGCAGCCTGACAGTGAGGAAGCAAAAACAGCCGCTTCTTATCTGAAAAAAATGGGGCTTTATTATGAGTGA
- a CDS encoding response regulator, with translation MKTLLIVDDDDNIRLLMRDEFCDLNYNVITAVNGEEALISFSEEDVDLVILDLRMPKLDGVQFLERIRKTSKVPIIIYTANPGAFNVGDYESVEMLTKSPDTGNLLKLVETTLNV, from the coding sequence TTGAAAACTCTACTGATTGTTGACGATGACGACAATATAAGACTGCTGATGCGGGATGAATTCTGTGATCTGAATTACAATGTTATTACAGCCGTAAACGGTGAAGAAGCTCTGATAAGTTTTAGCGAAGAGGATGTTGATCTCGTTATACTGGATTTGCGCATGCCTAAGCTTGACGGTGTGCAATTCCTGGAGAGAATCAGAAAAACGAGCAAAGTACCTATTATCATATATACCGCAAATCCCGGTGCTTTCAATGTTGGTGATTATGAAAGTGTTGAAATGCTTACCAAATCTCCCGATACCGGAAATCTTTTGAAATTAGTTGAAACAACACTCAATGTTTGA
- a CDS encoding cysteine desulfurase family protein yields the protein MVYMDNVAGTKPDKRVIDKMIPFYTEKYGNPSAHFYPLGREAFEAIDEARGYVADLIGAENDEIIFTSCGTESNNLALKGVLGTDRIKEKKHIVISEIEHFSVQNVCIKLMNEGYDITKVKVDENGKIDMNALEKAVTPETALVSVMHTNPEIGTVQDLRKVGEICRKNEVLFHTDAVAGVGHAEIDVNEFGCDLLSLAGQNFYGPKGSAALFVRNGVKINPLFDGGFQEKGIRSGSENVPAIVGLGEAARIAKEEMGEYVPRMKKLQEKLWNGLDEMFDFIHFTGDKNDRLPGHVSFWIEYIEGESLLLWYSLKDVYGASGSACSSNIQAEDEDELEASHVLTAVGVPNDICAGSLTFSMSKYNTEDEVDRVLEITPEIVNKLCEMSPYYNK from the coding sequence ATGGTCTATATGGATAATGTTGCCGGAACGAAACCTGATAAACGAGTTATTGATAAGATGATCCCTTTTTATACGGAAAAATACGGAAATCCCAGTGCACATTTTTATCCTCTGGGCAGGGAAGCTTTTGAGGCAATTGATGAGGCAAGGGGATATGTGGCTGATCTTATAGGTGCTGAGAATGATGAGATTATTTTTACATCCTGCGGCACTGAGTCGAATAATCTTGCTTTAAAAGGTGTTTTGGGTACTGATAGAATAAAAGAAAAAAAACATATAGTTATAAGTGAAATAGAACATTTTTCCGTACAGAATGTATGCATAAAATTAATGAACGAGGGCTATGATATTACAAAAGTAAAAGTTGATGAAAATGGAAAGATAGATATGAATGCTCTGGAGAAAGCTGTAACCCCCGAAACTGCACTTGTATCGGTTATGCATACTAACCCTGAGATTGGAACTGTTCAGGATTTAAGAAAAGTAGGTGAGATTTGCAGGAAAAATGAGGTTCTTTTTCATACCGATGCTGTTGCAGGAGTGGGTCATGCAGAGATTGATGTAAATGAATTCGGATGTGATCTGCTGAGTCTTGCAGGCCAGAATTTTTACGGTCCCAAAGGATCTGCAGCACTTTTTGTTAGAAACGGAGTGAAGATAAACCCTCTTTTTGACGGCGGGTTTCAGGAAAAAGGTATCCGCAGCGGCTCTGAAAATGTACCGGCCATTGTAGGTCTGGGCGAAGCAGCACGCATTGCAAAGGAAGAAATGGGCGAATATGTACCCAGGATGAAAAAATTGCAGGAAAAGTTGTGGAATGGCCTTGACGAAATGTTCGACTTCATACACTTTACTGGAGACAAGAACGATAGGTTACCCGGTCATGTCAGTTTTTGGATTGAATATATAGAAGGCGAATCACTCCTTTTATGGTATTCGCTAAAAGATGTATACGGGGCAAGCGGTTCGGCATGTTCCTCAAATATCCAGGCTGAGGACGAGGATGAGCTGGAAGCCTCTCATGTGCTGACGGCAGTAGGTGTTCCCAATGATATTTGTGCCGGTTCACTTACATTTTCCATGTCAAAGTACAATACTGAGGATGAGGTGGACAGAGTTCTGGAGATAACACCGGAGATTGTTAATAAACTCTGTGAAATGTCACCATATTATAACAAATAG
- the rd gene encoding rubredoxin has product MKYICTICGYIYDPAEGDPDSGVEPGTKWEDVPEDWVCPECGAPKSSFEPYED; this is encoded by the coding sequence ATGAAATACATATGCACAATATGTGGTTATATTTACGACCCAGCAGAAGGTGATCCGGACAGCGGGGTGGAGCCGGGCACAAAATGGGAAGATGTACCCGAAGATTGGGTATGCCCTGAATGCGGAGCTCCAAAAAGCAGTTTCGAGCCTTATGAAGACTAA
- a CDS encoding rubredoxin-like domain-containing protein, whose amino-acid sequence MNKWKCTVCGYIYEGEEPPEKCPVCNASKEKFEEVK is encoded by the coding sequence ATGAATAAATGGAAATGTACTGTATGCGGCTACATTTATGAAGGCGAAGAACCGCCTGAAAAATGTCCTGTATGTAACGCGTCTAAAGAAAAATTTGAAGAAGTGAAATAA
- a CDS encoding biotin--[acetyl-CoA-carboxylase] ligase → MFDRDKYNLFLKTKNFGRNLQVFDSLQSTNTYALEHKCPVFSAITASRQTSGRGRSGRRWADFEGGNLYFTLILPKIEGDRILPLNILAGFAMCDVLRTYFKCYLKWPNDIVYAGKKIAGILIDTKFNGNKLAKIVLGIGVNVNAEKVNKIIPTASSIKDETGKDAELEKIMALFMNTFEDYFSRFMNDEINIEKLWYDYSAHLNLPVNIHIDNKKTEVLEKGIDSNGALIVAEKSGKLTKIYSGDIGYDFCR, encoded by the coding sequence ATGTTTGACAGAGATAAGTACAATTTATTCCTGAAAACAAAAAATTTCGGCAGAAATCTGCAGGTGTTTGATTCGCTGCAGTCCACTAATACCTATGCACTTGAACATAAGTGCCCTGTATTTTCTGCAATAACTGCGTCAAGGCAAACATCAGGCAGGGGCAGAAGCGGGCGTAGATGGGCTGATTTTGAAGGGGGAAACTTATATTTTACTTTAATTCTGCCGAAAATCGAGGGTGACCGTATACTTCCACTCAATATTTTAGCCGGTTTTGCCATGTGCGATGTTTTAAGAACTTATTTTAAATGCTACTTAAAATGGCCTAATGATATTGTATATGCGGGTAAAAAGATTGCCGGTATTTTAATTGATACGAAATTTAACGGGAATAAACTTGCAAAAATTGTTCTGGGCATCGGGGTTAATGTAAATGCAGAAAAGGTAAACAAGATTATCCCTACGGCTTCCTCAATAAAGGACGAAACGGGAAAGGATGCCGAACTGGAAAAAATTATGGCTTTATTCATGAACACATTCGAGGATTACTTCAGCAGGTTTATGAATGATGAAATAAATATTGAAAAATTATGGTACGATTATTCAGCTCATCTGAACTTACCTGTCAATATTCATATCGATAATAAAAAGACGGAAGTTCTTGAAAAAGGTATCGATTCAAATGGTGCCTTGATTGTTGCAGAAAAATCAGGTAAACTGACAAAAATTTACTCTGGTGACATAGGCTATGATTTTTGCCGTTGA
- a CDS encoding RodZ domain-containing protein, translating into MSDLGHFLSEKRKEQDKSIKDVSKATLISKAAIEAIESGDFDSLPSYVHCYGFVKKYAEYLGYTYDDVKSLFESECKKEDFQVQEAQESEEDYSSADSKRKFPVFAAVFLLLIIGGILAYIFVPSDSTHKEIRLTEGNAGLVTDNRASENNTDLNESKAFPDDNISSEKIAGEKEQTPKTDNQSSITENATESDGKAKDNEITPYEITQELNKEKKVVEKKYNVSLDFSDTCWVHVNIDNEKQLDFIAEGGLTKTISFSDFFIIDIGNAAAITISHNGDIYRNLGGWREPVKNLRFTMDNGTLKYSKIEN; encoded by the coding sequence ATGAGTGATTTAGGTCATTTTCTCAGTGAGAAAAGAAAAGAGCAGGATAAGAGTATAAAGGATGTATCAAAAGCAACGTTGATAAGTAAGGCGGCAATTGAAGCTATTGAAAGCGGTGATTTTGACAGTCTCCCTTCATATGTACATTGCTACGGTTTTGTGAAAAAATATGCGGAATATCTCGGATACACATACGATGATGTTAAAAGTCTTTTTGAATCGGAATGCAAAAAGGAAGATTTTCAGGTTCAGGAGGCTCAGGAATCGGAGGAGGATTATTCTTCTGCTGATTCGAAAAGAAAATTTCCAGTATTTGCCGCTGTTTTTCTCCTGCTTATTATTGGGGGAATTCTTGCATACATATTTGTACCCTCTGATTCCACACATAAGGAAATAAGACTGACAGAGGGCAATGCAGGGCTTGTTACGGATAACAGGGCTTCGGAAAATAACACTGACTTAAATGAAAGCAAAGCCTTTCCGGATGACAATATTTCTTCGGAAAAAATTGCGGGTGAAAAGGAACAAACGCCGAAAACAGACAACCAGTCATCAATTACAGAAAATGCAACTGAAAGTGACGGGAAAGCTAAGGATAATGAAATCACTCCTTATGAGATAACGCAGGAATTAAATAAAGAGAAAAAAGTTGTTGAAAAGAAATATAATGTATCGCTGGATTTTTCAGATACTTGTTGGGTTCATGTGAATATAGATAATGAAAAACAGTTGGATTTTATAGCTGAAGGTGGTTTGACCAAAACCATAAGCTTCAGTGATTTTTTTATTATAGATATTGGAAACGCCGCAGCAATAACCATTTCACATAACGGCGATATTTACAGAAATCTCGGAGGGTGGCGGGAACCGGTAAAGAATCTCAGATTTACAATGGATAACGGCACGTTAAAATATTCAAAAATAGAAAATTAA
- a CDS encoding NifU family protein, giving the protein MKERVEEVLQKVRPSLQADGGDVELIDVSDEGVVKVQLTGACGSCPFSTMTLKHGIEMRLKEAIPEVKEVVAL; this is encoded by the coding sequence ATGAAAGAAAGAGTTGAAGAAGTGCTCCAAAAGGTGAGACCGTCTCTTCAGGCAGACGGTGGCGATGTAGAGCTTATTGACGTTAGTGATGAAGGTGTGGTAAAGGTGCAGTTGACAGGAGCCTGTGGCAGCTGTCCTTTCAGCACTATGACTTTGAAACACGGAATAGAAATGCGGCTTAAAGAAGCTATTCCTGAGGTGAAGGAAGTCGTTGCTCTATAA
- a CDS encoding helix-turn-helix domain-containing protein, translated as MTIGKKILGLRQSKKLTLRQLSKLSGCSLGFLSQIERDLVSPTISSLKKIADALEVNMMYFFDDPHSNQKVVVRRNERNKMVNPKSKVTYELLRPQFSETELEALYMYLKPGAFSGKESHSHIGEEFVIVLKGQLEVSVENESFLLDEGDSALYKSNHPHSWKNPSDEVTEVLWINHPPTF; from the coding sequence ATGACAATCGGTAAAAAGATACTAGGCCTGAGACAAAGCAAAAAATTGACACTAAGGCAGCTAAGCAAACTGTCCGGCTGTTCACTGGGATTTCTCTCTCAAATTGAACGTGACCTCGTGTCCCCCACAATTTCTTCACTGAAGAAAATTGCAGACGCTTTGGAGGTCAACATGATGTATTTCTTTGACGATCCCCACTCCAATCAGAAAGTTGTCGTAAGAAGGAATGAGCGCAACAAAATGGTTAACCCTAAATCAAAGGTCACTTATGAGCTGCTGCGTCCGCAATTCTCCGAAACGGAACTGGAAGCACTGTATATGTATCTAAAACCGGGTGCTTTCAGCGGCAAGGAGAGCCATTCCCATATAGGTGAAGAGTTTGTAATTGTTTTGAAAGGGCAGTTGGAGGTTTCAGTTGAGAACGAAAGCTTTCTTTTGGATGAAGGTGACTCGGCTTTATATAAATCCAATCATCCGCACAGCTGGAAAAATCCTTCTGATGAAGTCACGGAAGTTCTCTGGATAAATCACCCCCCCACATTTTAA
- a CDS encoding FprA family A-type flavoprotein, producing MKAVKIKDNIHWVGVYDPDLEVFDIVIPTKHGTTYNSYLIEGTKSKALVEANKFVFTDDYLNTIREITPIEKIDYIILNHNEPDHSGALPELLKINPDMQVIYSKTAKTFVENIVNTEFDGRSVTDGDSIDLGGKTLKFFHTPFLHWPDTMFTYLEEDNILFPCDFLGAHYCPDNIFNDQLKNKEEAKGAFEFYYNSIMRPYKEHILRALKKIEPLKIDIVCPSHGPILRENLDYYLSFYKEKAERYYRNNPEKQITMVYASAYGNTKLMADKIKAGVEESGVKVKMFDAAGDDINNIIDEIEISHGLLVGTATINAKAPKPIFNLFAQLVALNVSGRNAGAFGSFGWSGEGVKMSEDILKTMRMKLPQPSLKFKMTPSKDELQEAYNWGNSFGLSVMEG from the coding sequence ATGAAAGCGGTAAAGATAAAAGACAATATACATTGGGTCGGAGTATACGATCCCGACCTGGAAGTTTTTGACATTGTAATACCAACAAAACACGGAACAACGTACAACAGTTACCTTATTGAAGGTACAAAAAGTAAAGCTCTCGTGGAAGCCAACAAATTTGTTTTCACAGATGATTATCTCAACACAATAAGAGAGATTACCCCCATTGAAAAAATAGACTATATAATACTCAACCATAATGAGCCGGATCATTCGGGAGCCTTACCGGAGCTTCTGAAAATAAACCCCGACATGCAGGTTATTTACTCAAAGACTGCAAAAACTTTTGTCGAAAATATAGTAAATACTGAGTTTGACGGACGCTCAGTAACAGACGGAGATTCAATAGATCTTGGCGGCAAGACATTGAAATTTTTTCATACTCCCTTTCTGCACTGGCCTGACACGATGTTTACATATTTAGAGGAAGACAATATACTTTTCCCTTGTGATTTTTTAGGCGCACACTACTGCCCTGATAATATATTTAACGACCAATTAAAAAACAAAGAAGAAGCGAAAGGAGCATTTGAATTTTACTATAACTCAATAATGCGCCCCTATAAAGAACACATATTGAGGGCATTGAAAAAGATTGAACCGTTAAAAATTGACATTGTCTGCCCTTCTCACGGTCCGATTTTAAGGGAGAATCTTGATTACTACCTGAGTTTTTACAAAGAAAAAGCCGAAAGATATTACAGGAATAACCCGGAAAAACAGATTACCATGGTATATGCTTCCGCGTATGGAAATACCAAACTCATGGCTGATAAAATAAAAGCCGGTGTGGAAGAATCAGGGGTAAAAGTTAAAATGTTTGATGCTGCCGGTGACGATATCAATAATATTATTGATGAAATTGAAATTTCTCACGGTCTGCTTGTGGGCACTGCAACGATAAATGCCAAAGCGCCCAAACCTATCTTTAACCTATTTGCACAATTGGTTGCACTGAATGTTTCGGGCAGAAATGCAGGTGCTTTCGGCTCATTTGGCTGGAGTGGCGAAGGTGTCAAAATGAGTGAGGATATTTTAAAAACAATGCGGATGAAACTACCACAGCCTTCGCTAAAATTTAAAATGACACCGAGCAAAGATGAGCTTCAGGAAGCATACAACTGGGGCAACAGCTTTGGTCTCTCTGTTATGGAAGGATAA
- a CDS encoding TrkH family potassium uptake protein, whose protein sequence is MFNFKINPWMYLFITFALFIIAGTFLLKMPFVKHTEGLSYIDALFTATSAVCVTGLIVVDTSGFNFWGQFFIMLMMQVGAIGIMTLTSSLLLFLRGELDFSRKFMVAKITDSKSIQEAEKVLIIVVIYTFVMEFVGFLVLSYGFFLDGFALKDAAYYGLFHAVSAFCNAGFSTFDSSLVGSNSIVKITTMFLIVFGGLGFYVIYNIFMTLFSNERIKVHTKIVIYTTFALIISGTLLIFMLEKGTLSVIDSFFQAITTRTAGFNTVEIGSLHVVTQFLMIVFMIIGASPGSTGGGIKTTAFYIAVVSMYSILRGNKRVVIFNRNIALINILKAYALISMYIFFLVIATLLLLYFGDFTFMDTLFEVTSALGTVGLSLGITGELGIFGKLIITACMFLGRIGPATLITMLLLKEKTSKLTYPEEKIILG, encoded by the coding sequence ATGTTTAATTTTAAAATAAATCCCTGGATGTACCTTTTTATTACATTTGCGCTTTTTATCATAGCGGGTACATTCCTTTTAAAAATGCCTTTTGTAAAGCATACCGAAGGTCTTTCTTATATCGATGCATTGTTTACTGCCACTTCAGCTGTCTGTGTTACAGGCCTTATTGTGGTGGACACGTCTGGTTTTAATTTCTGGGGACAATTTTTTATTATGCTTATGATGCAGGTGGGAGCAATAGGAATCATGACATTGACTTCGTCGTTGCTGCTTTTTTTGCGCGGTGAGCTCGATTTTTCCAGAAAATTTATGGTTGCCAAAATAACTGACAGTAAAAGCATACAGGAAGCTGAAAAAGTACTAATTATTGTTGTTATTTATACATTTGTAATGGAGTTTGTGGGTTTTTTGGTTCTGAGTTACGGTTTTTTTCTGGACGGCTTTGCTTTGAAAGATGCAGCTTATTACGGCTTGTTTCATGCTGTTTCGGCGTTTTGTAATGCAGGTTTTTCCACATTTGACAGCAGCCTTGTCGGCAGTAACAGTATTGTAAAGATAACAACGATGTTTCTTATTGTTTTTGGTGGGTTAGGTTTTTATGTGATCTATAATATTTTTATGACGCTTTTTTCCAATGAGAGAATAAAAGTGCACACTAAAATTGTTATTTACACTACATTTGCGTTGATTATCTCAGGGACTTTACTGATTTTTATGCTCGAAAAAGGCACGTTGAGTGTTATTGACAGTTTTTTTCAAGCCATTACAACGAGAACCGCCGGTTTTAATACAGTAGAAATAGGCAGTCTTCATGTTGTTACGCAGTTTTTGATGATTGTATTTATGATTATCGGAGCATCTCCGGGGTCAACCGGTGGCGGTATAAAAACTACGGCTTTTTATATAGCTGTTGTTTCAATGTATAGTATACTGAGGGGCAACAAAAGAGTTGTGATATTCAACAGAAACATAGCTTTGATTAATATACTTAAAGCATATGCACTTATATCCATGTACATATTTTTTCTTGTAATAGCAACGCTTTTACTCCTTTATTTCGGGGACTTCACCTTTATGGATACCCTTTTTGAAGTTACGTCCGCATTAGGAACGGTGGGGCTTAGCTTAGGTATCACCGGCGAATTAGGTATTTTCGGCAAATTAATTATAACGGCCTGTATGTTTCTGGGCAGAATCGGGCCTGCTACATTGATAACTATGCTTTTACTGAAAGAAAAAACTTCGAAACTGACTTACCCGGAAGAAAAAATAATACTGGGGTGA
- a CDS encoding potassium channel family protein: protein MSEKNYAVIGLGIFGYRLAVELFELGNNILAVDRNRKLVEQIKEKVTEAVVADASDYDALEELKIQDFKTVIVGMSDNLEQLILCVTNLKKLGVERIIAKANRKIHEEILLKIGADEVVLAEREMAERLAHRISRPDILKIIDVDSEVKLVNVKLGKKFAGKTLKDLKLREKYNINAILFKRKDNPIKLITDPDIKFQEDDELYVAGNEEDIYKIF, encoded by the coding sequence ATGAGTGAAAAAAATTATGCAGTAATCGGTTTGGGTATTTTCGGTTACAGACTTGCAGTAGAACTGTTTGAACTTGGCAATAACATTCTGGCTGTGGACAGAAACCGTAAACTTGTTGAGCAGATAAAAGAGAAGGTTACGGAAGCTGTTGTCGCCGATGCTTCGGACTATGATGCATTAGAGGAATTAAAAATACAGGATTTTAAGACGGTTATCGTGGGTATGAGTGACAACCTTGAACAGCTGATCTTATGCGTTACCAATCTTAAAAAACTTGGAGTTGAAAGAATTATCGCTAAAGCTAACAGGAAAATACATGAGGAAATTCTCCTGAAAATCGGAGCAGATGAAGTTGTGCTGGCGGAAAGAGAGATGGCTGAACGTCTGGCACACCGAATCAGCAGACCTGATATATTAAAAATAATTGATGTGGACAGTGAAGTAAAGCTGGTTAATGTGAAACTGGGCAAAAAATTTGCCGGAAAAACTCTGAAAGATCTTAAGCTGCGTGAAAAATACAATATAAACGCTATACTTTTCAAACGTAAAGATAATCCAATAAAATTAATTACCGATCCGGATATAAAATTTCAGGAAGATGACGAGCTGTATGTAGCAGGCAATGAGGAGGATATATACAAAATCTTTTAG